In Neisseria brasiliensis, the following proteins share a genomic window:
- the glyQ gene encoding glycine--tRNA ligase subunit alpha produces MLTFQQIIFKLQTFWADKGCTLIQPFDMEVGAGTSHPATCLRALGPEPWYAAYVQPSRRPKDGRYGNNPNRLQHYYQFQVALKPAPADIQDLYLDSLRELGIDPKVHDIRFVEDDWENPTLGAWGLGWEVWLNGMEVTQFTYFQQVGGIDCSPVLGEITYGIERLAMYLQGVENVYDLVWSHTPDGQAVTYGDVYHQNEVEQSTYNFEYSDAEWLLRQFNDYEAQAKRLLDIDDTSLALPAYELVLKAGHTFNLLDARGAISVTERATYIGRIRTLSRIVAQKFVESREQLGFPLIKNKAA; encoded by the coding sequence ATGCTGACTTTCCAACAAATCATCTTCAAATTGCAAACATTCTGGGCCGACAAAGGCTGCACCCTAATCCAACCTTTCGACATGGAAGTCGGCGCCGGCACCAGCCACCCTGCTACTTGCCTGCGCGCACTCGGCCCTGAGCCTTGGTATGCCGCCTATGTGCAACCGAGCCGCCGCCCGAAAGACGGCCGCTACGGCAACAACCCCAACCGCCTGCAACACTACTACCAATTCCAAGTTGCCCTGAAACCGGCACCGGCCGATATTCAAGATTTGTATCTCGACTCATTACGCGAACTGGGCATCGATCCGAAAGTACATGATATCCGTTTTGTTGAAGACGACTGGGAAAACCCAACCTTGGGCGCATGGGGCTTGGGCTGGGAAGTATGGCTCAACGGCATGGAAGTCACCCAGTTTACCTATTTCCAACAAGTCGGCGGCATTGATTGCTCACCGGTATTGGGCGAAATCACCTACGGCATCGAGCGCTTGGCGATGTATCTGCAAGGCGTAGAAAACGTGTACGACTTGGTTTGGTCACACACGCCCGACGGCCAAGCCGTCACTTACGGCGACGTGTACCACCAAAACGAAGTGGAACAATCCACCTACAACTTCGAATACAGCGATGCTGAATGGCTGCTGCGCCAGTTTAACGACTACGAAGCGCAAGCCAAACGCCTGCTGGATATCGACGACACCAGCCTTGCCCTGCCAGCTTACGAATTGGTATTGAAAGCCGGCCACACCTTCAACCTGCTTGATGCCCGCGGCGCCATTTCCGTGACCGAACGTGCCACCTACATCGGCCGCATCCGCACCTTGAGCCGCATCGTGGCACAAAAATTCGTGGAAAGCCGAGAGCAATTAGGCTTCCCATTGATTAAAAACAAAGCAGCATAA
- a CDS encoding OmpA family protein — protein sequence MSDNDNHKEQRLGLWIAGGAAALATVVTLFLSVWGWETGKIEGSPNYGQTEMAAHDHAVAAHGAAHNLADDAAAVFVENGIVKFYFATGKSDLAAGAQEALKDVLAGVKNGQKAVVSGFHDSTGNQAFNEQLSKDRALAVKNALMGFGVAEQQIELRKPADTEGSGSNAEARRVEVVLE from the coding sequence ATGTCGGATAATGACAATCACAAAGAACAACGTCTGGGTTTATGGATTGCCGGTGGCGCCGCAGCTTTGGCAACGGTTGTAACCTTGTTCCTTTCTGTTTGGGGTTGGGAAACCGGTAAAATTGAAGGTTCGCCAAATTATGGCCAAACTGAAATGGCGGCGCATGATCATGCTGTTGCAGCGCATGGCGCGGCGCATAATCTTGCCGATGACGCGGCTGCGGTATTTGTGGAAAACGGTATCGTAAAATTCTACTTTGCGACCGGTAAATCCGATTTGGCTGCCGGTGCACAAGAAGCATTGAAAGATGTATTGGCTGGTGTGAAAAACGGTCAAAAAGCGGTGGTGTCCGGTTTTCACGATTCAACCGGTAATCAAGCGTTTAACGAGCAATTGTCTAAAGACCGTGCCTTGGCGGTAAAAAATGCCCTGATGGGCTTTGGTGTGGCGGAACAGCAAATTGAATTGCGCAAGCCAGCAGATACCGAAGGCAGCGGCAGCAATGCAGAAGCGCGCCGAGTGGAAGTAGTGCTGGAATAA